The stretch of DNA GAGGGACACCGCGTGCTGGCGGGGGTCGTGGAACGGCGTGATGCCGTGCGTCGGGAAGTACTCGGCGACGGTGAAGGGCTGCAGCGAGGCCGGGACGCGGGGGAGCGCCACCGGGCCGAGGTCCTTCTCAAGGTGGCGCAGCAGGGCGTCTCGGACCCGCTCGTGGTGCAGGACCCGGCCGGAGACGAGGGAGCGGCTGACCGACCCGTCCCGTCCCATGCCCAACAGCAGTCCGATGCTGGTGACTTCGCCGCTGTCGTCGACGCGCACCGGCACGGCCTCGACGTACAGGATCGGCATGCGGTTACGGGCCTGCTCGAGCTCGTCGGAGGTCAGCCAGCCGGGCGTGGTTTCGGTCGTGTCAGACATCGGCTGATCATACGTTCACCGGCTCCCGCCGTGCTGCTTCACCTCGCGGTACGGGTGCCTGACCACGTCTCCCACAGGGAGGCGTACGGCCCGGAACCCGCGCGCAGTTCGTCGTGGGTGCCGCTCTCCACGATGCGGCCGCCCTCCATGACGACGATCCGGTCCGCGGTCGCGGCCTGGGTGAGGCGGTGCGCGACGACCAGCGCGGTGCGTCCCTCCACCGCCCGGCCCGCGGCCTTCTCCAGGAGACGCGCGCCGGTGCTGCCCGCCTCGGCCGTCGCCTCGTCGAGCACGGCCACCGGCGGGTCGGCCAGCATCAGCCGGGCCAGGGCGAGTTG from Streptomyces sp. BA2 encodes:
- a CDS encoding NUDIX hydrolase family protein; translated protein: MSDTTETTPGWLTSDELEQARNRMPILYVEAVPVRVDDSGEVTSIGLLLGMGRDGSVSRSLVSGRVLHHERVRDALLRHLEKDLGPVALPRVPASLQPFTVAEYFPTHGITPFHDPRQHAVSLAYIVPVAGDCRPRQDALDLVWFSPQEASSEVVQNEMPGGHGVLLKQALAHAGCLS